The genomic segment CTCCGTCGCGGCGCCGGGCCTGCTGTCCGTCGTCGGCCGCAAGCGCGGGCGCAACGAGCGACAGCACGAGAGAAACCGCCACGAGGCAGGAAGCGGTACGCAACATCGCGAATCTCCTCCGGCAGGCTGGCGGTACGGAGTGTAGCAGGGACCGTGCCAGAATCGGCGCCCGTTGTTCACCGCGTGAAAAGCGCCCGAGCTCCGGGCGCCTGTCCACCGCAACGGGCAGGCCGGTGTCCGCTTTCGGCTGCACGCGGTCGTCGCCGAGGTTTCGTCCGGTTCACGGTTTGGTTCACAATAGGACGGCCCGCGGCGCGACAGGTACCGTCCGGCGGCCGGAGGGCTGAGGCGGCAGGCACGCTATGACATGGAAAGCGAGAGGTGGCTCATGACGGTCGTACGGAACTTGGCGCTGGCGCTGGTCGCGTGCGGGTTGCTCACGGTTTCGCTGGGGGCGGACGACTGGCAGCAGTGGCGCGGCGTCGATCGGCTGGGAATCTGGCATGAGGACGGCATCATCGAGTCGTTCCCGGAGGGCGGTCTGACGGTCAAGTGGCGGACGCCGCTCCGGTCCGGCTATTCCGGGCCGGCCGTCGCCGGTGGCCGCGTGTTCGTGCTCGACTGGCTGGAGGATCCCGAGTCGCGGACTCTCGACGGCACCGAGCGCGTCGTGGCGCTCGACGAAGAGACCGGCGAGGTGCTCTGGACCCACGAATGGCAGACCACCTACCGGATGCTGATGGTCTCCTACGCGAAGGGCCCGCGCGCCACGCCGACGGTGGATGGCGATCGCGTCTACGTTTCCGGCGCCACCGGACGCCTGTTCTGCCTCGACGTCGAGACCGGCGAGGTCATCTGGAGCAAGAACTACGTCGAGGAGTACGACACCAGCATCCCGACCTGGGGCACCGCGAGCGCACCGCTCGTCGACGGCGACAAGCTGATCGCCGTCGTCGGGGGCGAGCCGGATGCGTTGGTCGTGGCCTTCGACAAGCGCACGGGCGAGGAGATCTGGCGCGCGGTCGACGTCGTGGGCGAGATGGGCTACGGCCAGCCGGTCATCTACGAGGCGGGCGGCGTGCGGCAGCTCATCGTCTGGCACGCGGCGGCCCTCGTCTCGCTCGATCCGGAGACCGGCGAGGTCTACTGGGAGCAGGAGTGGGAGGTCGGCGCCGGCATGTCGGTCGCCACCCCCGTGCGCAGCGGCGACTACCTGCTGGTGTCGCAGTTCTACAACGGCTCGATGATGATGCGGCTCAACCAGGACCGGCCCGCCGCCTCGATGCTGTGGCAGGGGAGCAGCCGCAGCGAGATGCCGGACCAGACCGACGGCCTGCACGCCCTGATCACCACGCCGCTCATCATCGGCGACTACATCTACGGCGTGGGCAGCTACGGCGAGCTGCGCGGCCTGGACGCGCGGACGGGCGAACGCGTTTGGATGAGCGACGAGATGACCGCGCAGGCGCGCTGGGGGGCCGCGTTCTTCGTGCGGCACGGCGACCGTTACTTCGTCAACAACGACGACGGCTATCTGATGATCGCGCAGTTCACCCCGGAGGGTTACGTGGAGCTCGACCGCACGCGGCTCATCGAGGCGGACAGCCGCTCCGGCATCGGGTCCGGCCCGCGCCTGCGGTGGGATCGACCGGTCAACTGGACCCATCCGGCCTACGCCAACCGGCACATCGTGCACCGGAACCACAGCGAGATCATCCGCGTGTCGCTCGCGGCCAGCGACTACGAGTGACGACGGTCCGGGGCCGTTACGGCGGCCCCGGTTCACTTGCGGGCCCGGCGGAGGATGCGGCGCGGGTCCCCGACACGATCTGAAGGGAACACGACGATGCGAACGTTGCGGCCGGTATGCATGACCGCGGTGCTGTGCGCCGCGCTGGTGGGAACCTCGCTTTTTGCCGCGGACTGGCCCGAGTGGCGGGGCGCCGGCCGCACGGCGGTCTGGACGGAGGACGGCATCCTCGAGCGCTTTCCGTCCGAGGGCCTGAAGGTGGTCTGGCGGACGCCGGTCAAGGGAGGCTTCGCCGGTCCGGTCGTCGCCGACGGGCGCGTCTTCGTCACCGACTTCGAGTTTCTCCTCAGGACGCGCGTGATGGACGGGACCGAGCGGGTCCTGGCGCTAGACGAGCAGACGGGGGAGGTGCTCTGGACGCACGAGTGGCCGGCGGCCTACCGCAATCTGCAGTTCTCGTACGCGACCGGACCGCGCGCC from the Acidobacteriota bacterium genome contains:
- a CDS encoding PQQ-binding-like beta-propeller repeat protein; this encodes MTVVRNLALALVACGLLTVSLGADDWQQWRGVDRLGIWHEDGIIESFPEGGLTVKWRTPLRSGYSGPAVAGGRVFVLDWLEDPESRTLDGTERVVALDEETGEVLWTHEWQTTYRMLMVSYAKGPRATPTVDGDRVYVSGATGRLFCLDVETGEVIWSKNYVEEYDTSIPTWGTASAPLVDGDKLIAVVGGEPDALVVAFDKRTGEEIWRAVDVVGEMGYGQPVIYEAGGVRQLIVWHAAALVSLDPETGEVYWEQEWEVGAGMSVATPVRSGDYLLVSQFYNGSMMMRLNQDRPAASMLWQGSSRSEMPDQTDGLHALITTPLIIGDYIYGVGSYGELRGLDARTGERVWMSDEMTAQARWGAAFFVRHGDRYFVNNDDGYLMIAQFTPEGYVELDRTRLIEADSRSGIGSGPRLRWDRPVNWTHPAYANRHIVHRNHSEIIRVSLAASDYE